ACACTACGTCGGCGATGTGACGATGACCTTCTCCGGAGTAGGCACGATTACGATCGAGGCGAACGCGCTGATCGACGTGAACGAGCCGGGGCGCCTCTTCCAGTCGATTAAGTCGCTGCTGCCCGACCGCGTCTTCGCCAGGACCTCGGTCTACGGCGTCGATCTCACCGCAGAAGACCTGGTCGTGCTGCTGGCCGGCGAGATCGTGCAGCGGGCCGAGCGCTTCCTCGGGCGCCCGATCGAGCGGCTGACCGTCGGCCGGCCCGTGCACTTCTCCGCGAAGGCCGCCGACGACGCGCTCGCCCGCGAGCGGCTGCGTGCGGCCGTGGCGCGGCTCGGCGTACCGCACCTGGATTTCCTGGAAGAGCCGGTCGCCGCCGGCATCGGCTTCGCGCAGCAGGGCGCGGCGCCGGCCGACGGGCGTCCCTTCCTCGTCTTCGACTTCGGCGGCGGCACGCTGGACGTGACGGTGCTGCGTGGGGCCGGCGAACGGGCGGAGGTGCTGGCCACCGGCGGCACGCCGATCGGCGGCGATCTGCTGGACCGCCGCATCGTCGAAGCGCGGCTGCTGCGCCAGTTCGGCGAGAGCGCGACATACGGCCCGCGCCGGCTGCCAGTGCCGCGCCACATCCTCGCCCGCCTGCTCGACTGGCAGACGCTCTACCTGCTCAACCGCCCCCAGCCGCTGGCGCAGATCGAGGAGATCCAGCGCTCCTCCTCGCAGCCGCGCGAGCTGGCGAACCTGCATACGCTGGTGACGCGCGGCTACGGCGCGGCGCTCTACCGCGCGGTCGAAGAGGCGAAGCAGCGGCTCTCCGAGGCCGGCCACGCG
This window of the Dehalococcoidia bacterium genome carries:
- a CDS encoding Hsp70 family protein gives rise to the protein MTLSVGLDFGTSNSSVAVYDGQRVTLAPLDAAGRDPSVMRSLLYLTKQGERFVGQEAFDRHQRDNVGRAVKLERHYVGDVTMTFSGVGTITIEANALIDVNEPGRLFQSIKSLLPDRVFARTSVYGVDLTAEDLVVLLAGEIVQRAERFLGRPIERLTVGRPVHFSAKAADDALARERLRAAVARLGVPHLDFLEEPVAAGIGFAQQGAAPADGRPFLVFDFGGGTLDVTVLRGAGERAEVLATGGTPIGGDLLDRRIVEARLLRQFGESATYGPRRLPVPRHILARLLDWQTLYLLNRPQPLAQIEEIQRSSSQPRELANLHTLVTRGYGAALYRAVEEAKQRLSEAGHAPIALEREGIDVRDVLTREGFEGIIRAQYDAALALVDAVVREAGVAPEAVGALVTTGGSSRIPLFQRGLRGRFPNARLAEQHAFTSVAAGLAIAGWQGRRAAA